A genomic segment from Alkalilimnicola ehrlichii MLHE-1 encodes:
- a CDS encoding MBL fold metallo-hydrolase encodes MKLYVIPVTSFRQNCAVVACERTGLAAVVDPGGEVDKVLAEVEDLGLTVDRILLTHAHIDHVGGVREMADRLQVPIFGPHQADRELLSQLDEQARMFGHPPAPAFEPDHWVEDGEIVRVGEVALRVVLVPGHTPGHVAYFDPESRYALTGDLLFQGAIGRSDFPGGDHDTLVQSIREKLFPLGDDVTFIPGHGPASSFGEERRSNPFVGDAAIVA; translated from the coding sequence ATGAAACTCTACGTGATTCCGGTGACCTCCTTTCGGCAGAACTGCGCCGTCGTGGCCTGTGAGCGGACCGGGCTGGCGGCGGTGGTCGATCCGGGTGGTGAGGTGGACAAGGTGCTGGCCGAGGTGGAGGACCTGGGGCTGACGGTGGACCGTATCCTGCTGACCCATGCCCATATTGATCACGTGGGCGGGGTCAGGGAGATGGCCGACCGGTTGCAGGTGCCCATTTTCGGCCCGCACCAGGCGGATCGGGAGCTCCTGTCGCAGTTGGATGAGCAGGCCCGGATGTTCGGTCACCCGCCGGCCCCGGCGTTCGAGCCGGACCACTGGGTGGAGGACGGTGAGATCGTGCGGGTGGGCGAGGTGGCCCTGCGGGTGGTGCTGGTGCCGGGACACACCCCGGGCCATGTGGCCTATTTTGACCCGGAGAGCCGGTACGCCCTGACCGGAGACCTGCTGTTCCAGGGCGCCATCGGCCGCTCGGATTTCCCGGGGGGCGATCACGACACCCTGGTGCAGTCCATCCGCGAGAAGCTTTTCCCGTTGGGGGATGATGTGACCTTCATCCCGGGCCACGGACCGGCCAGCAGCTTCGGCGAGGAGCGTCGCAGCAATCCCTTTGTGGGCGACGCCGCCATCGTCGCCTGA
- a CDS encoding ABC transporter substrate-binding protein produces the protein MAAPAGGQDFRRAVQLGRLRGWLFPLVALALLLALVGWLAGGAGEGHQVVDRGQPADRGQLEARRGALVDEVVFTEQRDVGQVTGLIERGSHQVFAQGITRPGLFHRLRDSAATAHDLSYGTSVELTLNPSGPEFADGRLNPFAVPAMREALNWLVNRRHVAEEIYGGLAVPRYLPLSTAFPDYARLAETARELELRYAHNPARAREVIRHEMGRLGAELREGQWYYGGEPVQLTLLIRNDDERRRIGDYLGNLLEAEGFRVERLYRTAEEASRIWIAGDPSGGRWHIYTGAWVSTLIQRDQAENFSYYYTPRGRAEPLWQAYEPDPTFDDIADRLQRRDYRDWDERQALMRQALDLAMGDSARVWLVDQLNVWPRARDVNLAGDLAGGTSGSALWPYTLGYEGRLGGRVVIGTPEIITEPWNPIAGSNWIFDRMITRALSDPPVLPDPFTGLHHPQRLARAEVTVEAETPVNSTLDWVQVDTVETIRVPDGAWVDWDSGEQRFVTAAEAEPDGLTARTRVRLIYEPGYLERRFHDGTRASLADVVLPWILTFERADEDSPLFDVAHVPAYEAFRRHFRGWHIVSEDPLVIDVYSDQIFPDAETIVAARAPGTTPWHMLALGIMAEREGSLAFSSNKADRLRVDWLSLVSGPSLPVLRRQLERLQQTDHLPYAPTLAQYLTPDEAAARYQALADWYAARGHFYVGDGPFYLRGVHPVDGSVVLRRFTDFPDPADKWLQFAEPQIPELTLDGPVVVAHGESVAFELAVTFEGEPYPREAIQQVQFLLFDGDNRLAHRGEAEYRGEERWRVSVPAEVLQRLGRGANSLEIAVTTDRVALPAFASHAFATVPGGKPLAPPLEVSP, from the coding sequence ATGGCGGCGCCGGCAGGCGGTCAGGACTTCCGGAGGGCTGTGCAGTTGGGTCGATTGCGAGGATGGCTGTTCCCCCTGGTGGCGTTGGCGTTGCTGCTGGCCCTGGTGGGCTGGTTGGCCGGCGGCGCCGGTGAGGGCCACCAGGTGGTGGACCGTGGCCAGCCCGCCGACCGGGGCCAGCTCGAGGCGCGACGCGGTGCGCTGGTGGACGAGGTGGTGTTCACTGAGCAGCGGGACGTGGGTCAGGTGACCGGGCTGATCGAGCGCGGCAGCCACCAGGTGTTCGCCCAGGGCATCACCCGGCCGGGTCTGTTCCACCGGCTGCGCGATTCCGCCGCCACCGCCCACGACCTCTCCTACGGCACCTCGGTGGAGCTCACCCTCAACCCCTCCGGTCCGGAGTTTGCCGACGGCCGGCTCAACCCCTTCGCCGTACCGGCCATGCGTGAGGCGCTCAACTGGCTGGTCAACCGGCGCCACGTGGCCGAGGAGATCTACGGCGGCCTGGCGGTGCCCCGCTACCTGCCGTTGAGCACCGCCTTCCCGGATTATGCCCGCCTGGCCGAGACCGCCCGTGAGCTGGAGCTGCGTTACGCCCACAATCCGGCCCGGGCCCGCGAGGTGATCCGCCACGAGATGGGGCGGCTGGGCGCGGAGCTGCGGGAGGGGCAGTGGTACTACGGGGGCGAGCCGGTGCAGCTCACCCTGCTCATCCGCAACGACGACGAGCGCCGCCGCATCGGCGATTACCTGGGCAACCTGCTGGAGGCGGAGGGGTTCCGGGTGGAGCGGCTCTACCGCACCGCCGAGGAGGCCTCGCGGATCTGGATTGCCGGCGACCCGTCGGGGGGGCGCTGGCACATCTACACCGGGGCCTGGGTCTCCACCCTGATCCAGCGCGACCAGGCGGAGAACTTCAGCTATTACTACACCCCGCGCGGGCGCGCCGAACCCCTCTGGCAGGCCTACGAGCCGGACCCCACCTTCGACGACATTGCCGACCGGCTGCAGCGCCGCGACTACCGGGACTGGGACGAGCGCCAGGCCCTGATGCGCCAGGCCCTCGACCTGGCCATGGGGGATTCCGCCCGGGTCTGGCTGGTGGACCAACTCAATGTCTGGCCCCGGGCCCGCGACGTGAACCTGGCCGGGGACCTGGCAGGCGGCACGTCCGGCTCTGCCCTATGGCCCTACACCCTGGGCTACGAGGGGCGGCTGGGTGGCCGGGTGGTCATCGGCACGCCGGAGATCATCACCGAGCCCTGGAACCCCATCGCGGGGAGCAACTGGATCTTCGACCGGATGATCACCCGCGCGCTCAGCGACCCGCCGGTGCTGCCCGACCCCTTCACCGGCCTGCACCACCCCCAGCGCCTGGCGCGTGCCGAGGTCACCGTGGAGGCCGAGACCCCGGTGAACAGCACGCTGGACTGGGTGCAGGTGGACACTGTCGAGACGATCCGTGTGCCGGACGGGGCCTGGGTGGACTGGGACAGCGGCGAGCAGCGCTTTGTGACCGCCGCCGAGGCTGAGCCGGACGGGCTCACCGCCCGCACCCGGGTGCGGTTGATCTACGAGCCGGGCTACCTGGAGCGCCGCTTCCACGACGGCACCCGCGCCTCGTTGGCCGACGTGGTGTTGCCCTGGATCCTCACCTTCGAGCGTGCCGACGAGGATAGCCCGCTGTTCGACGTCGCCCACGTGCCGGCCTACGAGGCCTTCCGTCGCCATTTCCGCGGCTGGCACATCGTCTCGGAGGACCCGCTGGTGATCGACGTCTACAGCGACCAGATCTTCCCGGATGCCGAGACCATTGTCGCCGCCCGCGCCCCCGGCACCACCCCCTGGCACATGTTGGCCCTGGGGATTATGGCCGAGCGCGAGGGCAGTCTGGCCTTCTCCTCCAACAAGGCCGACCGGTTGCGGGTGGACTGGTTGAGTCTGGTCTCAGGACCGAGCCTGCCGGTGCTCAGGCGCCAACTGGAGCGGCTGCAACAGACCGACCATCTGCCCTATGCCCCGACGCTCGCCCAGTACCTGACGCCGGATGAGGCGGCCGCGCGTTACCAGGCCCTGGCGGATTGGTACGCCGCCCGGGGGCACTTTTACGTGGGCGACGGGCCCTTCTACCTGCGCGGCGTGCACCCCGTGGACGGCAGCGTGGTGCTGCGCCGGTTCACGGACTTCCCCGACCCGGCGGACAAGTGGCTGCAGTTCGCCGAGCCGCAGATCCCCGAGCTGACCCTGGACGGGCCGGTGGTGGTGGCCCACGGGGAATCGGTGGCCTTTGAGCTGGCCGTCACCTTCGAGGGCGAGCCCTATCCCCGTGAGGCCATCCAGCAGGTCCAGTTCCTGCTCTTCGACGGTGACAACCGGCTGGCCCACCGGGGCGAGGCCGAATACCGCGGCGAGGAACGCTGGCGCGTGTCGGTCCCCGCCGAGGTGCTGCAGCGGTTGGGGCGGGGCGCCAACAGCCTGGAGATCGCCGTCACCACCGACCGCGTGGCCCTGCCCGCCTTCGCCTC
- a CDS encoding MFS transporter produces the protein MLPLPRFLQPRPELAAFALLATATSGFGQTFLMSVFGGEIRAAFDLSHSAYGTLYGAATLVSALLLLRAGAWVDHWPLRRAVAVTLLLLALGCLTVGLAPTAALLLPGFLLIRFAGQGLSAHLGLTAAGRYFSTHRGKVMALAASGFPLAEALLPAAAVAIMGLGGWRMPWLLGAGFLLLCMLPLLLRLTWHAPSAAEAAREAGGTDNGHRRRDALRDPGFYLLLPAVLAAPFIVTAMLFHQAAIAEAREWPLPLMGAAFTGFAAGHLASLLLAGPLVDRIGAHRALPLALGPIGLGLLILAFGGGGGWVPFAYLTLTGATLGWGATAGGAIWAERYGVRHLGAIRAMAHGVMVASTAIAPVVAGVLLDRGWSVTALAGAMVGYVLVAGLCARAAPAPPAMRAPAGG, from the coding sequence ATGCTGCCCTTGCCTCGATTCCTCCAGCCACGGCCTGAACTGGCCGCCTTTGCGCTATTGGCCACGGCCACCTCCGGCTTTGGCCAAACCTTCCTGATGTCGGTTTTCGGCGGCGAGATTCGCGCGGCCTTCGACCTCAGCCACAGCGCCTACGGCACGCTCTACGGCGCCGCTACCCTGGTCAGCGCCCTGCTGCTGCTACGGGCCGGGGCCTGGGTGGACCACTGGCCGTTGCGCCGGGCGGTGGCGGTGACCCTGCTGTTGCTGGCACTGGGCTGCCTGACCGTGGGACTGGCCCCCACGGCGGCGTTACTGCTCCCAGGTTTCCTTCTCATCCGCTTCGCCGGCCAGGGGCTCAGCGCCCACCTGGGCCTGACCGCCGCCGGGCGCTATTTCTCCACCCACCGCGGCAAGGTCATGGCCCTGGCGGCCAGCGGCTTTCCCCTCGCCGAGGCCCTGTTGCCGGCAGCGGCAGTGGCCATTATGGGGCTCGGGGGCTGGCGCATGCCCTGGCTCCTGGGCGCGGGTTTCCTGCTGCTCTGCATGCTGCCGCTGCTGCTGCGGCTCACCTGGCACGCCCCCAGTGCGGCGGAGGCCGCTCGGGAGGCGGGCGGCACCGACAACGGCCATCGCCGGCGAGACGCTCTGCGGGATCCGGGCTTCTACCTGCTGCTGCCGGCGGTGCTCGCCGCCCCGTTCATCGTCACCGCCATGCTCTTCCACCAGGCTGCCATCGCCGAGGCCCGGGAATGGCCGCTGCCCCTCATGGGCGCCGCCTTCACCGGCTTCGCCGCCGGCCACCTGGCCAGCCTGCTGCTGGCCGGCCCACTGGTGGACCGCATCGGCGCCCACCGGGCCCTGCCCCTGGCCCTGGGGCCCATCGGCCTCGGCCTGTTGATCCTGGCCTTCGGCGGCGGTGGCGGGTGGGTGCCCTTCGCCTACCTGACACTCACCGGCGCAACGCTGGGCTGGGGCGCCACCGCCGGCGGCGCCATCTGGGCCGAGCGCTATGGCGTGCGCCACCTGGGCGCCATCCGGGCCATGGCCCACGGGGTAATGGTGGCCAGCACCGCGATCGCCCCGGTGGTGGCCGGGGTGCTGCTGGACCGGGGCTGGTCGGTGACCGCCCTGGCGGGTGCGATGGTGGGTTACGTGCTGGTGGCCGGCCTCTGCGCCCGGGCGGCCCCGGCACCGCCAGCGATGCGAGCCCCCGCCGGCGGCTGA
- a CDS encoding DUF3775 domain-containing protein, producing MLNVNPDLVCNLIQRIREFQAQEDVVIPDDGPTSYSEDWAMQVLAGHADDLTYQECVETIADLEPDQQMELVALMWLGRGDFEADDWSGARAAAQQGWTPRTGEYLLSTPLAPDYLEEGLEALGYDCHQ from the coding sequence ATGCTCAACGTGAACCCCGACCTGGTCTGCAACCTGATCCAGCGGATCCGGGAGTTTCAGGCCCAGGAGGACGTGGTCATCCCGGACGATGGTCCCACCAGTTACAGCGAGGATTGGGCCATGCAGGTCCTGGCCGGCCACGCCGATGACCTGACCTACCAGGAGTGCGTGGAGACCATCGCCGATCTGGAACCGGATCAGCAGATGGAGCTGGTGGCCCTCATGTGGTTGGGGCGGGGTGATTTCGAGGCCGACGACTGGTCCGGTGCGCGGGCCGCGGCGCAGCAGGGCTGGACCCCACGCACCGGGGAGTACCTGCTCTCCACGCCGTTGGCACCGGATTACCTGGAGGAGGGTCTGGAGGCGCTGGGCTACGACTGCCACCAGTGA